From Juglans regia cultivar Chandler chromosome 9, Walnut 2.0, whole genome shotgun sequence:
ACAATtttaactcattactatttataaagaactcattCATCTTAGCTCAACTGAAAGAACTTTTATGCTTTTAACGTACACCAAAGAAATATTTCCTTGAAAAGCTGCTCCTGTCGTCTGCCTTCAGTTCCCTAATGCTGAGCAAACAAACAGATGTCATCCTCCTAACTGTTATCTAAAAATTACACAAACTAGGGTCAATATGAGATCCATTTATATATTTCTGGGAAGCTCTTGCGGTTAATTATGATCTCtgagatttaattattagatCAGCAATCCAGCTGATAAAATAGGAAAGATCAGATCCATGGGTAATGGCCGATACCATATTGGCTGTAAACACGAGTATGATTATCCCGGGAAATCATTCTACATgaatttcttccaaaaaaaaaacaatccccAATGTTACGTGCCCAATGATAAACCATATATACTGATCGATGTCCATTAATACATGAAACccactaataataatttttttttttttttatgatggaaCTCAGAAGCCGTGCAATAGCAAAATGTCTTCGAACCAGTCAAATCCTAGACCCATGTTATATGCCCACATCACACAGATCAAGTATTCATTATGAAATAGataaaacaaacacaaacataagTGCAGTAaatccttttaaatatattttggcTGCTTTCGCTTtgtatcaagaaaataaaagtcaTGAGCCCGTGGATGCATATAACAGTACAGAGAGGCTGCCTCTCCTGGCCTTATTCCAAAATGTTAATACCATCTGGTGTGTGTAAacctaaaaaatcaaaagtgTAGACTTTCAACTTGTTTTTTCCTATCATATGGTCAACCCAACTGcctcttcaaatctcaaatattaaATCCCTCTGCACGAAGACACTTACGGTGAGCCTCAATCCATTTTGCACAAGCTTCCTCACCGTGCTCCACAATGCATTCATCTCTCAGCTTCTTAGTGTCAGGGCAAGCACAgcaaatctttttctttggcttgGATTCTGGAGTAGTTGTAATAGCTGAGCCCTGGTTCTGCTGTGAAGCTGTGAAACCTATGGCAGAGGAAGAATTAACTGTGGGCAGCTCACCCATCTTCACTAGACCCATAGAGAATAGATTACTGAAAAGAAGAAGCCAGAGAACAAATTTTGGTGAGCAAAACAAAAACTCAGAGAAGAGACAGATCTGatgaaaaaaatgcaattacTAGACGTGGAATAAATGTTAGCATCCAGTCACTTGCACATCTATCGATTctttaagataataataaaagaagatgACGGTTCCCCAATTTTATATCATGTATTGATTCATTATGTCGAGTTGACtaccagaaaaagaaaagcaaagcaaTGAGATGTTAGTAATTTCTGCCTCATCAATACAATACACCTTTTACATTGCACACGGTATCTTTAACAAAAGTTTTGACCCCTAtatgtattataattttatatttcctaTTTCTTTTTGCCAATCGATGTATCAATCATGCTTAgacgttgctcttgtatatgcccagtgtacttgggttatgcctactatcatcaataaaattcttatttactgaataaataaataaataaataatttatcggtaatttactgaataaaaaaatcGATGTACCAAATATCAAGTTCAATCATAGTAGAAGCATCAAATTATCAACTTTGTTGAAGCAAGGGCAAGAAATCTTATTTACGAGCAGCATTTTGCTCATAACATTTCGATAAGAAATTGGCAGCTGGGTGAAAACACACAGAAAATAAACTACTTGGATTAAAAAAACAAGCGGaatagaagaaaagagaatCAGAAATAAATAAAGCCCGTTTGAGTGTTCAGTTGGATGGTGCCTAAAAGCTggacaataaaacaaaaaggacGAGAGTTTTTTAGGTCCATTCCAACGGATAAATGAAATTATGTGTTGCAGTTATCATATTCAAAACTCAGAATAAAGATCACGCAGGACGAGCATAATGCAAAGGTGACAGAAATTACGCAACGGCcttgaagaaattatattaaaaaaagggtGACAGCCTTGAATAACTGATAAGTACAAAAACTAGGGTGGTGTGAAATCATTGGGCTAATTATCAAACGGGTGGTGAGCAAGATTTGATTCATCTTCCCAATCTTTCCACAGACAAATCGTCAAACAGGTCCACAACGCAAACTAAAAAGAATATGAGAACAGCTAATACAAGtatcagaaaacaaaaatccatGCGCCAACCAACCAAACCCCCACAATACTCCTGTAATAGATGAAAAACTAGAACAAAAGCACAAGCATTGACATCGTTTCATaactttttgtttataaatattaatatataattatcgaTTCATATATATTGGAAAAGGAAGCAAAGGAGGGAGAGGAAAGCTGACCTCTGGAAGGGCGAAGAAAACGCAGGAATTATTCGTTGGCGCTGTTGAATGTTGGGGCttaagagaggaagaagagctGCAGCAGCGTGcagggttttacttgtctttaTACTTTATGTTGAAAATTTGATGGGCCGGTGAGGAGCTGATTTCAAGGTTGGGTCAATATTCTCTGGCCCCATTTCGTTACAGATATAATATTTCCCCCAAACATCcgttaaaacatttatttattttaagattaatacTTAGATATAATTTTCGGAGATATAAGtcttatatatttcttttaaataaaaataagctcCACcgttaagaaataaattttgttgACGTATATCttatatttgtctatttttttcaaatggaattCGCGATACTTGCACATTTTAAGATTGTATTTGTACCaatcatttatcttatttcaaatagataaatgatatttacaatcctAGTATATGTAAATCCCGCAtattcactttaaaaaaattagataaatctaAGATCCGCgtgaaaaaaatttttttaatgataaactctacttttttttcaaataaaatgtgtaaaatttatactttctgaaactatatctaacatttttctttcaatcaccatcttttcataattaattaaaa
This genomic window contains:
- the LOC108992754 gene encoding cytochrome c oxidase copper chaperone 1-like, producing the protein MGLVKMGELPTVNSSSAIGFTASQQNQGSAITTTPESKPKKKICCACPDTKKLRDECIVEHGEEACAKWIEAHRKCLRAEGFNI